Proteins found in one Lutimonas zeaxanthinifaciens genomic segment:
- the deoC gene encoding deoxyribose-phosphate aldolase: protein MSPNLNNLPSYDTVGVMERVDRFCKRSIKKSSKVEGLKLALSMIDLTTLEGKDTPGKVKQLCYKALHLHDSLKDIPSVAAVCVYPTYVKIAKKELEGSGIQVASVATAFPSGQSSRNTKITDTLFAVEQGADEIDMVISRGEFLAGEYDFVYDEIAAVKEACGQAHLKVILETGELDTLDNVRKASEIAMYAGADFIKTSTGKIQPAATMPVTYVMLDAIKDYYLKTGKMIGMKPAGGISTSKIALQYLVMLNEVLGEKWMNKTYFRFGASSLANDILMQLVKAETGYYQSSNYFSKD from the coding sequence ATGAGTCCAAATTTAAATAACCTGCCATCCTACGATACTGTAGGAGTAATGGAACGTGTTGATAGATTTTGCAAAAGAAGTATCAAAAAAAGCTCAAAGGTCGAGGGACTAAAACTTGCCCTCAGTATGATCGATCTCACTACTCTTGAAGGAAAAGATACCCCGGGAAAAGTAAAACAGTTATGCTACAAGGCCTTGCACCTCCACGATTCATTAAAAGATATTCCTTCTGTTGCGGCAGTTTGTGTTTATCCCACTTATGTGAAAATTGCAAAAAAGGAGCTTGAAGGATCCGGAATTCAGGTTGCCTCGGTTGCCACTGCCTTTCCAAGTGGCCAATCCAGTAGAAATACCAAGATAACAGATACACTTTTTGCTGTTGAGCAAGGTGCTGATGAAATAGACATGGTTATCTCGAGAGGAGAATTTCTTGCAGGTGAATATGACTTTGTTTATGATGAGATTGCAGCCGTTAAGGAAGCCTGTGGTCAAGCTCATTTAAAAGTAATTCTGGAAACCGGAGAACTGGATACCCTGGATAATGTGAGGAAAGCGAGCGAAATTGCCATGTATGCCGGAGCCGATTTTATTAAAACCTCAACGGGAAAGATTCAGCCTGCTGCCACCATGCCGGTAACCTATGTGATGCTGGATGCCATAAAGGATTACTATTTGAAGACAGGTAAAATGATAGGAATGAAACCAGCCGGAGGAATATCCACCTCCAAGATTGCCTTACAGTACCTAGTCATGCTCAACGAGGTTTTAGGTGAAAAGTGGATGAATAAAACTTATTTTAGATTCGGAGCAAGTAGTTTAGCGAATGACATATTGATGCAACTGGTCAAAGCGGAAACAGGATATTACCAGTCTTCAAATTATTTTTCAAAAGATTAG
- the sprA gene encoding cell surface protein SprA: protein MSRVKRFKYNLPIILIVLLFSTTSISAQINSDNNSITNTQPTTSTQKDTISPLPYSFNSNQSGRLFLNDNKELETIYDPATGNYILMEKIGDYYVKYPTQMTPEEYKDYRLQRDMLEYSKEKLNAIGGKTKEASDVQKNLLPTYYVNSNFFESVFGGNQIDVNVQGSILIKMGLIYQKVENPQLSENNRQNTTFDFDQEINASLNARIGTRLRVMANFDTQSTFNFQNMVKLEYTPTEDDIIRKIEVGNVSMPIRNSLVTGAQNLFGAKMELQFGKTTVTGIFSQQRSQTRSVSAQGGSILNEFDFKASNYDNNRHFFISHAFRDKYNEALENFPLINSSINITRIEIWVTNRNATTTGTRNIVALADLGENNPDNIGPANVIPIPGGQDPSNEANNLQDLLTLNGPIRDISTVGQALSPYNMSQGRDYTILENAIKLVQGVDFTMNAQLGFITLNRRLVDADVMAVAYEYTDGTEVHRVGEFTDAGVIAPDNLVVKMLRSEIINPNIPMFDLLMKNVYEIPGAFQLQKDGFRLELLYYDDATGEPVNILQNAQTPGVNDRTILNLLKLDRLDQNNNFKPEGDGFFDYVEGITIDSPNGYFIFPTVEPFGSDLDDQLLPEDDVYIFRELYDRTQAEAQNDFQQKDKYSFKGYFKSDGKNGIPLGAFNVPRGSVKVTSGGRELVEGVDYVVDYNIGNVQIINPTLIASDAPIQVDVENNIGFNQQQRRYMGVDVLHVFNEKLAVGGNIINLNERPLTQKAQFGSEPVNNTIIGAYLTYRTEVPKLTKWANALPNIDTDVPSYVSVRSELAYLIPGTPKGIDLEGAATSYIDDFEGAQIPLDIKSPKQWFTASTPLGQSGDLDFTNGNIAPGLPDELRTGAKRSKLAWYNIDQIFYGSSLRPPNIDSEELSRAEVRQVNYSELFPQVDLDVTQSSIIRTFDMAYYPAERGTNNYDDSFGSDGKYINPEDRWAGVTRALTTTNFQQANIEYVQFWLMDPYENYSIKPEEGGPIAPPGLQDQVGELYFNFGNISEDILKDDRKMFENGLPEDGIQIPGSNIESTPWSSIPTEQSLLYAFPESDEARLNQDLGLDGINDVDESTKYGTVFGEDPSADNFHYFRGSDYDAEDASIITRYKDFSLTEGNSPTINNSPENYPTSSTTFPDVEDINRDQTMNAIESYYQYKVSLNKTDLVVGQNYIVDSRVTTVQLANNTTQTTTWYQFRIPITTPEDPSNIINDMAGFTSIRFMRMFLTKFKVPVVLRFGELQLVRGDWRRYTKTLDDAIVPPQEISPEENQKFEVGVVNIEENEDRQPIPYVLPPGIKRERLQGTTTIQQQNEQSVSMKVDDLQPGDTRTIFKNTTFDLRMYKQLKMFIHAEGKVGQLEVKDDELLGIIRLGSDTDDNYYQVEIPLKITDFNAVTPEEIWPVENNLDAAIKDFGNLKLERLEIGAPAGELYPKPVAGETPEFRIRVKGNPNLSNIRTIMLGVKNVSISPKSMELWFNELRVADFDNKSSWAAIVNADANLADFADLSVTGSASTIGFGSLDQMVNERSQDEMKQYGLVSNINIGQLLPKRANVSIPINFSFGEEFRDPKYDPRFKDVLFQNGSTDADLARDYTQRKSINFINVRRNRTSQSGKPHFYDVENFSVSYLFNETYHRDYNIQKFIDQKLRASANYTYSFEPKVIEPFKSWGLVSDKAYLKFIKDFNLSLLPTSFAINSNIIRSYSEQLSRSLVEGLPDLPVLKQRNFMFDWDYLIAYNLSKSLQFSLRALNNYAYDQFGDDEDLQIYDQFFRIGRPEHYHQTFNLTYKIPFDKFPVLDFINGTYNYTADYDWQAPAYTTIDQVGNTIQNANTHNLSADMGMDRLYDYLGLTKLFTKRKTVDVKQDPETGQQLKAKKGLSTGQKIGKVGVDILTSVKNIRLSYTENNGTFLPGYIPEFGLLGQSNYNGTFAPTFGFVFGSQADILDKAIRNGWLISRGQGDNFYARNYSRSHYDKFDYSANVKFTRDLDIELFGNRTYTESFNQQLDVINGVLDNTPKNGIGNFSISHMMLGSSFKDEAEVFQQFKDNRKIISQRLADETGGNIDGFGDTSQDVVLPAFLAAYSGKSAESVKLSAFRTTPIPNWRISYKGLMSIPWIKTNFRSFTLEHSYRSVYSILSFTNNLKYDEDNPYEDTNRDIAGNYNPQKLYNGVNLIEEFSPLIRVDFKLKNSLSLRAAFNKDKALNLNFNNNTVTEVSGEELVLGMGYRIQNVKMKFKTGSGGGSTTFQGDINLKLDLGIRDNLTIVRPYGIEDEITNNQITGGQSLVSFKFLADYSLNKNLLASFFFDYNNSKFAISTTYPRTSINGGISVRYIIGN from the coding sequence TTGTCAAGAGTAAAACGATTTAAATATAATCTCCCTATTATATTGATCGTACTGTTATTTAGTACGACTTCTATTTCGGCTCAAATAAATTCTGACAATAATTCCATAACTAACACTCAACCAACTACTTCTACTCAAAAAGACACTATTTCACCTTTACCGTATTCCTTTAACAGCAATCAAAGCGGGAGACTTTTTTTGAATGACAATAAGGAACTGGAAACCATCTACGATCCTGCGACAGGCAATTATATCCTCATGGAAAAAATTGGCGATTACTACGTCAAATACCCTACTCAAATGACCCCTGAGGAATACAAAGATTACAGGCTGCAAAGAGACATGCTGGAGTATTCCAAGGAAAAATTAAATGCAATTGGAGGAAAAACCAAAGAAGCCTCCGATGTTCAGAAGAACCTTTTGCCTACCTACTATGTAAATTCGAATTTTTTTGAAAGTGTTTTCGGTGGAAATCAGATCGATGTCAATGTTCAGGGATCTATCTTGATCAAAATGGGGCTTATATACCAGAAAGTGGAAAATCCGCAGCTTTCTGAAAACAACAGGCAAAACACAACCTTTGACTTCGATCAGGAGATAAATGCTAGTTTGAATGCCAGGATTGGAACCCGATTAAGAGTGATGGCCAACTTTGATACACAATCCACCTTTAATTTTCAAAACATGGTGAAGTTGGAATATACGCCAACTGAAGACGATATCATCCGAAAAATTGAAGTAGGAAATGTTTCCATGCCGATTAGAAACTCCCTTGTGACAGGAGCCCAGAATCTTTTTGGGGCTAAAATGGAGTTACAATTCGGTAAAACGACGGTAACCGGGATTTTTTCTCAGCAAAGATCTCAGACAAGGTCAGTTTCGGCACAAGGTGGATCCATTTTGAACGAATTTGATTTTAAGGCGAGTAATTACGACAATAACAGGCACTTTTTTATAAGTCATGCCTTCAGGGATAAGTATAACGAGGCTCTTGAAAATTTTCCTTTGATCAACAGTTCGATCAACATCACAAGAATCGAAATCTGGGTCACCAACAGAAATGCAACTACAACAGGTACCAGGAACATTGTTGCTTTAGCCGATCTGGGTGAAAATAATCCTGATAATATTGGACCTGCCAATGTAATTCCGATTCCCGGAGGGCAGGATCCTTCAAATGAAGCCAATAATCTTCAGGATCTATTGACCTTGAACGGCCCCATTCGGGACATTTCAACAGTCGGCCAGGCTTTATCGCCTTACAACATGTCTCAGGGAAGAGATTATACCATTCTTGAAAACGCTATCAAACTGGTGCAGGGAGTTGACTTTACCATGAATGCGCAATTAGGGTTTATTACCCTGAACAGAAGACTGGTCGATGCAGATGTCATGGCAGTTGCTTATGAATACACGGATGGCACCGAAGTTCATCGAGTTGGAGAATTCACAGATGCGGGGGTAATCGCACCGGACAACCTTGTGGTTAAAATGCTGCGAAGTGAAATCATCAATCCTAACATTCCGATGTTCGACCTGCTCATGAAAAACGTATATGAAATTCCAGGAGCATTTCAGCTTCAAAAGGACGGATTCCGACTCGAATTATTGTATTATGATGACGCCACCGGAGAACCCGTAAACATTCTTCAAAATGCTCAGACACCAGGAGTAAATGACAGGACGATACTGAATCTTTTAAAACTTGACCGACTTGACCAGAACAACAACTTTAAACCCGAAGGTGACGGGTTCTTTGATTATGTAGAGGGAATAACCATAGATTCACCTAACGGCTATTTTATATTTCCAACCGTGGAACCCTTTGGATCAGACCTCGATGACCAACTACTGCCTGAAGACGATGTTTATATCTTCCGGGAATTGTATGACCGGACCCAGGCAGAGGCACAAAATGATTTTCAGCAAAAAGACAAATATTCATTCAAAGGATACTTTAAATCAGATGGAAAGAACGGGATCCCGCTTGGTGCTTTTAATGTGCCGCGAGGGTCGGTCAAGGTTACTTCAGGCGGGCGCGAACTTGTTGAAGGTGTTGACTATGTAGTTGACTATAATATCGGAAACGTTCAGATCATCAATCCTACTTTGATTGCTTCGGATGCCCCGATTCAAGTGGATGTTGAAAACAACATTGGGTTCAATCAACAGCAAAGAAGGTACATGGGAGTTGATGTATTACATGTGTTCAATGAAAAACTGGCTGTTGGGGGTAATATTATAAATCTCAATGAAAGACCTCTTACCCAGAAGGCTCAATTTGGTTCTGAACCCGTGAATAATACCATTATTGGAGCTTACCTTACCTACCGGACGGAAGTGCCAAAATTGACGAAATGGGCCAATGCATTACCCAATATTGATACCGACGTCCCTTCATATGTTTCTGTCAGGTCAGAGCTGGCTTATTTGATTCCGGGAACACCAAAAGGAATCGACCTTGAAGGAGCGGCAACTTCGTATATCGATGATTTTGAAGGCGCTCAGATCCCGTTGGATATAAAATCACCAAAACAGTGGTTTACCGCGAGTACACCTCTAGGCCAATCCGGTGACCTGGACTTCACAAACGGAAACATTGCACCCGGCTTGCCGGATGAGTTGCGAACAGGTGCAAAACGATCAAAACTCGCCTGGTATAATATTGATCAGATTTTTTATGGTTCCAGTCTAAGACCGCCGAATATTGACAGTGAAGAATTGTCCAGGGCTGAGGTGAGGCAGGTGAATTACAGCGAGCTTTTTCCTCAGGTAGACCTGGATGTTACACAATCGAGTATTATCAGGACCTTTGACATGGCTTATTATCCGGCAGAACGGGGAACAAATAATTATGACGATAGTTTTGGTTCTGATGGAAAATACATCAATCCTGAAGACAGATGGGCCGGAGTTACAAGAGCTCTTACAACTACAAATTTCCAGCAGGCGAACATAGAATATGTCCAGTTTTGGCTTATGGATCCCTATGAAAATTATTCGATCAAACCTGAAGAAGGCGGCCCGATCGCTCCACCGGGATTGCAGGATCAGGTGGGAGAACTGTACTTTAATTTTGGAAATATTTCAGAAGATATTTTAAAAGATGACCGGAAAATGTTTGAAAACGGACTTCCTGAGGATGGAATCCAGATTCCCGGATCAAATATTGAATCTACACCCTGGTCATCGATACCCACTGAACAATCACTTTTATATGCTTTCCCGGAGAGTGATGAAGCCCGACTAAATCAGGACCTTGGACTTGACGGGATCAATGACGTTGATGAAAGCACAAAGTACGGAACAGTATTTGGAGAGGACCCTTCCGCAGATAATTTTCACTATTTCAGAGGTTCTGATTATGACGCCGAAGATGCTTCGATCATCACTCGTTACAAGGATTTCAGTTTGACTGAGGGGAATTCACCTACCATTAATAATTCACCTGAAAACTATCCGACTTCATCGACAACCTTTCCGGATGTTGAAGACATCAACAGGGACCAGACCATGAACGCGATAGAAAGCTACTATCAGTATAAGGTTTCATTGAATAAAACGGATCTTGTGGTGGGTCAAAATTATATCGTTGACAGCAGGGTCACGACGGTTCAGTTAGCCAACAACACAACGCAGACTACCACATGGTACCAGTTTAGAATTCCAATAACAACCCCGGAAGACCCGAGCAATATCATCAATGATATGGCTGGCTTTACTTCGATCCGATTTATGAGAATGTTCCTTACCAAATTCAAGGTGCCGGTGGTATTGAGATTTGGGGAACTTCAGCTGGTCAGAGGTGATTGGAGAAGGTATACCAAAACTCTTGACGACGCTATCGTTCCTCCACAGGAAATCTCTCCGGAGGAAAATCAAAAATTCGAAGTGGGTGTGGTAAATATTGAAGAAAATGAAGACCGTCAACCTATACCTTATGTACTTCCTCCGGGAATAAAAAGAGAAAGGCTTCAGGGTACCACCACGATTCAGCAACAAAACGAACAGTCTGTTTCAATGAAAGTTGACGACCTTCAGCCCGGAGATACCAGAACCATATTTAAAAACACTACGTTTGATCTAAGGATGTATAAACAATTAAAGATGTTTATTCATGCTGAAGGTAAGGTGGGACAGCTGGAAGTCAAGGACGATGAGTTATTGGGTATTATCCGATTGGGAAGTGATACGGATGACAACTACTATCAGGTAGAAATACCTTTGAAAATTACAGATTTCAACGCCGTAACACCAGAGGAAATCTGGCCTGTGGAGAACAATCTTGATGCGGCGATAAAGGATTTTGGAAACTTAAAACTCGAACGCCTGGAGATTGGTGCCCCGGCGGGCGAACTTTATCCGAAACCCGTGGCCGGAGAAACGCCTGAATTTAGAATCAGGGTAAAGGGTAACCCCAATTTGTCAAATATCAGGACGATCATGTTAGGTGTAAAAAACGTGTCGATTTCTCCCAAAAGCATGGAGCTTTGGTTCAATGAATTGAGAGTTGCTGATTTTGACAACAAATCCAGTTGGGCAGCCATCGTAAATGCGGATGCGAACCTGGCTGACTTTGCTGATTTGTCAGTTACAGGAAGTGCCAGTACAATTGGTTTTGGAAGCCTTGATCAAATGGTAAATGAAAGGAGCCAGGATGAAATGAAACAATACGGACTTGTCTCCAACATCAATATAGGGCAACTTTTACCCAAAAGAGCCAATGTAAGTATACCGATCAATTTTAGCTTTGGTGAGGAATTCAGAGATCCCAAGTACGATCCGAGGTTTAAGGATGTTTTATTCCAGAACGGATCCACAGATGCAGATCTGGCAAGAGATTACACCCAAAGAAAAAGTATCAATTTCATTAATGTGAGAAGAAACCGTACTTCTCAAAGCGGTAAACCTCATTTTTATGATGTGGAAAACTTCTCGGTATCCTATTTATTCAACGAAACCTATCACCGCGATTACAATATTCAGAAATTCATCGACCAGAAACTAAGAGCTTCCGCCAATTATACCTATAGCTTTGAACCAAAGGTGATCGAACCATTTAAATCATGGGGTCTTGTAAGTGATAAAGCCTATTTGAAATTTATCAAGGATTTCAACCTGAGTTTATTGCCAACTTCTTTTGCCATTAACTCAAATATTATTAGATCTTACAGCGAACAATTATCGAGATCACTTGTTGAAGGCCTGCCTGATCTTCCCGTGTTGAAACAACGGAACTTTATGTTTGACTGGGACTATCTGATCGCCTACAATCTGAGTAAATCCCTGCAGTTCTCGCTCAGAGCGCTAAATAACTATGCCTATGATCAATTTGGAGACGATGAAGACCTGCAGATCTATGATCAGTTTTTTAGAATCGGACGTCCGGAACATTATCATCAAACCTTTAACCTGACCTACAAAATTCCATTTGACAAGTTTCCTGTGCTTGATTTTATCAATGGAACTTATAATTATACCGCAGATTATGACTGGCAAGCACCGGCATATACAACAATTGATCAGGTTGGTAACACGATACAAAATGCCAACACCCACAATTTATCTGCAGATATGGGAATGGACAGACTCTATGATTACCTGGGGCTTACAAAACTGTTTACAAAACGAAAAACCGTGGATGTAAAGCAGGATCCTGAAACAGGTCAGCAACTGAAGGCTAAGAAAGGGCTTTCCACAGGTCAGAAAATTGGTAAAGTAGGAGTCGATATCCTAACCTCTGTCAAGAATATTCGACTTTCTTACACAGAGAACAACGGGACCTTCCTTCCAGGTTATATTCCTGAGTTCGGGCTTCTTGGACAGAGTAATTATAACGGGACCTTTGCCCCTACTTTCGGGTTTGTGTTCGGAAGCCAGGCAGATATTCTGGATAAAGCCATTCGTAACGGCTGGCTGATCTCGAGAGGGCAGGGAGATAATTTCTATGCCAGAAATTACAGCAGGTCACATTATGACAAATTTGATTATTCGGCAAATGTTAAATTCACCCGAGATCTTGATATTGAATTATTCGGAAACCGGACTTATACGGAAAGTTTTAATCAACAATTGGACGTAATTAACGGTGTTCTCGATAATACCCCTAAAAACGGGATTGGAAACTTCAGTATATCACATATGATGCTCGGTTCTTCGTTTAAAGATGAAGCGGAGGTATTCCAGCAGTTTAAGGATAATCGAAAGATCATTTCTCAGCGACTTGCTGATGAGACCGGTGGTAATATAGACGGTTTTGGGGATACGAGCCAGGATGTTGTTCTACCGGCTTTTCTAGCCGCCTACTCAGGGAAAAGTGCAGAATCTGTAAAATTAAGCGCATTCCGAACCACACCTATTCCCAACTGGAGAATTTCTTATAAAGGCCTCATGTCAATTCCGTGGATAAAAACAAATTTCAGAAGTTTTACGCTCGAGCACAGTTACAGGTCTGTTTACTCCATTTTATCCTTTACGAATAACCTTAAGTACGATGAGGATAATCCCTATGAGGACACTAACAGAGATATTGCAGGCAATTATAATCCTCAAAAACTGTACAATGGTGTGAATCTGATTGAAGAGTTTTCACCTTTGATCCGGGTAGATTTTAAATTGAAGAATTCTCTTTCTTTACGAGCTGCCTTTAACAAGGACAAGGCACTTAACCTGAACTTTAACAACAATACAGTTACAGAAGTTTCAGGGGAAGAACTTGTCCTGGGAATGGGATACAGAATTCAAAATGTGAAGATGAAATTTAAAACCGGAAGCGGTGGAGGCTCCACTACGTTTCAGGGCGATATTAATTTAAAACTCGATCTGGGGATACGCGACAATCTTACCATCGTAAGACCTTATGGGATAGAGGATGAAATAACCAACAACCAGATTACCGGAGGCCAAAGCCTTGTCTCGTTTAAGTTCCTTGCTGATTATTCTTTGAATAAAAATTTACTGGCCTCCTTTTTCTTTGACTATAATAATTCTAAATTTGCAATATCGACCACATATCCCCGTACTTCGATTAATGGAGGAATTAGTGTGAGATACATTATTGGAAATTAA
- a CDS encoding VanZ family protein has product MLQDIKRLWERNALLLAILATIVIAVLSLTSVPKISLGLNIKSSDKYLHFIAYFVLAFVWYFALKDRLKKKVFKIFVPLGLIVYGIILEGLQGGLTTYRTADIYDALANAAGIIVSFFIFGRIRKWYRAI; this is encoded by the coding sequence ATGCTTCAGGATATAAAGAGATTGTGGGAGCGTAATGCCCTCTTGCTTGCTATTCTTGCCACAATAGTCATAGCTGTTTTAAGCCTTACATCAGTCCCCAAGATCAGTTTGGGGCTGAATATCAAATCAAGTGATAAATACCTTCATTTTATTGCTTATTTCGTATTAGCCTTTGTCTGGTATTTTGCCTTGAAGGATCGATTGAAAAAAAAGGTATTCAAAATTTTCGTACCTTTAGGTTTAATTGTTTATGGCATCATTCTTGAAGGATTACAAGGTGGGCTAACTACCTATAGAACAGCAGATATCTATGACGCCCTGGCCAATGCAGCAGGAATAATTGTTTCATTCTTTATTTTTGGCCGAATTAGAAAGTGGTATCGTGCAATTTAA
- the gcvH gene encoding glycine cleavage system protein GcvH translates to MNTPEELKYTKDHEWVKIEGDIATVGITDFAQGELGDIVYVDVESLDETVAQNEVFGSVEAVKTVSDLFMPLSGEIIEFNEMLEDAPEKVNSDAYGEGWMIKIKISDASEIDGLLDASGYKEIVGA, encoded by the coding sequence ATGAACACACCTGAAGAATTAAAGTACACTAAAGATCACGAATGGGTGAAAATCGAAGGCGATATTGCAACAGTTGGTATCACTGATTTTGCACAGGGTGAATTGGGAGACATTGTTTATGTTGATGTTGAAAGCCTGGATGAAACAGTTGCTCAAAATGAAGTTTTCGGCAGCGTAGAGGCCGTTAAGACAGTATCTGATTTATTCATGCCCTTAAGCGGAGAAATCATAGAATTTAACGAAATGCTTGAAGATGCTCCTGAAAAGGTAAATTCCGATGCTTATGGTGAAGGATGGATGATCAAGATTAAAATCTCTGATGCTTCAGAAATAGACGGTTTATTAGATGCTTCAGGATATAAAGAGATTGTGGGAGCGTAA
- a CDS encoding energy transducer TonB, with protein MKAKKNKNARLSPYRKLFFQLGLVLTLMLIYTALEWKTVDRYVSDLDQVDIQNEELIEIPVTQRILEVKPPPPPPPAPEKIEIVKDQEDIEETVLESTETDESEFVEVTEYENIEEIIEDEEMEKDIPFAIIEEAPIYPGCKGTKEEQRKCLQDKINKHVLKNFNCELAQELGLTPGKKKVYVQFRIDKTGDIVNIRARGPHSRLEKEAVRVVDMLPTMVPGKQRTKPVGVSYTLPITFVVL; from the coding sequence ATGAAAGCAAAAAAAAACAAGAATGCCAGGTTATCTCCGTACAGAAAACTTTTTTTTCAGCTTGGATTGGTTTTAACTCTAATGCTGATTTACACCGCACTTGAATGGAAAACCGTTGATCGTTATGTATCTGATCTTGACCAGGTGGATATTCAAAATGAAGAACTTATCGAAATACCGGTAACACAAAGAATCCTCGAAGTGAAACCTCCTCCGCCACCACCTCCGGCTCCTGAGAAAATAGAAATTGTAAAGGATCAGGAAGATATAGAAGAAACCGTTCTGGAATCGACTGAAACAGATGAATCTGAATTTGTTGAGGTAACGGAATACGAAAATATTGAAGAAATTATCGAGGATGAAGAAATGGAAAAAGACATACCTTTCGCAATCATTGAGGAAGCCCCGATATACCCCGGCTGTAAAGGAACTAAAGAAGAACAACGTAAATGTCTTCAGGATAAAATCAATAAACATGTTCTTAAAAACTTCAATTGCGAACTTGCACAGGAACTTGGACTGACTCCTGGAAAGAAAAAAGTCTATGTTCAATTCAGAATTGATAAAACAGGTGATATTGTGAACATCAGAGCAAGAGGCCCGCATTCGAGACTGGAAAAAGAAGCGGTACGGGTTGTTGATATGTTGCCTACCATGGTCCCCGGAAAACAAAGAACCAAACCTGTTGGCGTATCGTATACACTTCCAATCACCTTTGTGGTCTTATAA
- a CDS encoding energy transducer TonB: MEVKKNPKANLEKHNKQFMLLGLALALILIYIGIEWKTFERNIADLGMADIEAEEEIDIPITERIQEIKPPPPPPPAPEKIEIVEDEEDIEETILESTETDESEAVEVEEIEEIVEEEEVVDDVPFAIIENVPTYPGCKGSNDEKKKCMVDKITKHVNRKYNTGLAGDLGLSPGKKRVYVQFKIDRTGKVTDVRARGPHARLEKEAIRVVKLLPDMTPGKQRGRPVGVKYTLPITLVVE; this comes from the coding sequence ATGGAAGTAAAAAAGAACCCTAAAGCAAATCTAGAAAAACACAATAAGCAGTTCATGTTATTGGGTTTGGCACTGGCTCTGATCCTTATCTATATAGGAATTGAGTGGAAAACATTTGAAAGAAACATAGCCGATCTAGGTATGGCTGATATCGAGGCTGAAGAAGAAATTGATATACCTATCACTGAAAGAATACAGGAAATTAAGCCACCACCTCCACCACCACCGGCTCCTGAAAAAATAGAAATCGTTGAGGACGAAGAGGATATAGAAGAAACTATTCTTGAATCTACAGAAACTGATGAATCTGAAGCTGTTGAAGTGGAAGAAATTGAAGAAATTGTGGAAGAAGAAGAAGTGGTTGATGACGTTCCGTTTGCAATTATTGAAAACGTACCAACATATCCAGGTTGTAAAGGAAGCAATGATGAAAAGAAAAAATGTATGGTTGATAAAATCACCAAACATGTAAACAGAAAATACAATACCGGTTTGGCGGGAGATTTAGGCCTAAGCCCCGGTAAAAAGAGAGTTTACGTTCAGTTTAAAATTGACAGAACTGGTAAAGTCACAGATGTTAGAGCAAGAGGACCACATGCACGTCTTGAAAAAGAAGCTATACGAGTTGTAAAGCTTTTACCTGACATGACACCAGGAAAACAACGTGGAAGACCTGTTGGGGTAAAATATACACTTCCGATTACTTTGGTTGTTGAATAA